DNA from Verrucomicrobiota bacterium:
TGGGAAGACCAGGGCAACCGAAGGAAGCATCAAATTTAAAAATACGGAACTTATCGGGCGCAAGGAACATGAAATAGTTAACTTAGGGATTGGCCGAAAATTTCAAACACCATCAGTTTATGATAGCTTGACGGTATTCGAAAATTTAGAAATTTCCTACCCACAAGGTAAGACCGTCTTCGAGTCACTTAGATTTACTCGTTCTGATGAAGTAGTCGAGCGAATCATGGAGGTGATCAAGGATATTTATCTTCTAGATCATATCGATACGAGGGCGGATCTATTAAGTCATGGCCAAAAACAGTGGTTAGAGATTGGGATGCTGCTGGTTCAAAATCCAGAACTTATCATGCTGGACGAGCCGGTTGCGGGAATGAGTGTCAAGGAACGTGAGGCAACTGCGGAACTGCTCAAGAGGATCGCTAAAAATAGAGCTATCATCATTATCGAGCATGATATGGATTTTGTGGAGTCAATTGCTAACCGAGTGACAGTTTTGCATTTAGGCAAAATTTTAGCCGAGGGAACCATGGAGGATATTAAGAACGATCCTAAAGTGAAGGAAGTCTACCTAGGAGATTAGTATATGTTTAATATAAAAGATTTAAAAGTTTCTTATGGCCAAAGTAATGTGATCCCCAGTCTATCTTTTGACTTAAAGCAAAATGATATCCTAGGGATCATGGGGAGGAATGGGATGGGTAAAACCACTCTCCTTAAATCACTCATTGGGATACTGCCATCTGAAGAGGGCAGTATTACATTGGAAGAGGTTGATCTGGCGCCCATGCCAAGTTACAAAAGAGTGAGATCCGGCTTAGCCTATGTGCCCCAGGGAAGAATGATTTTTCCCTCGATGACGGTAACCGATAATATCAAGGCTGGATTACAGAAAACGGGTAAATCTCAAATCCCTGACTACGT
Protein-coding regions in this window:
- the urtD gene encoding urea ABC transporter ATP-binding protein UrtD, encoding MIQTIGSNTDFILGIEDLTVSFDGFKAVDSLTLYVDNGELRVIIGPNGAGKTTVLDLISGKTRATEGSIKFKNTELIGRKEHEIVNLGIGRKFQTPSVYDSLTVFENLEISYPQGKTVFESLRFTRSDEVVERIMEVIKDIYLLDHIDTRADLLSHGQKQWLEIGMLLVQNPELIMLDEPVAGMSVKEREATAELLKRIAKNRAIIIIEHDMDFVESIANRVTVLHLGKILAEGTMEDIKNDPKVKEVYLGD